A DNA window from Bradyrhizobium barranii subsp. barranii contains the following coding sequences:
- a CDS encoding NUDIX hydrolase — translation MSDTQLTPIEIGLTAAIVAIEDHEPLILTAHSSDGLAGLPFGPFDAPSHRTFEIGLRAWVEAQAGLRLGYVEQLYTFGDRGRHAEAGDTGAHMVSIGYLALTRAVGGELAATGASFEPWYRFLPWEDWREEPPAIIARDIIPALTLWAEEETPETTRALPRRDRVRFYFGLDGAPWDEERVLDRYELLYEAGLIEEARRDGRPAALARKQLPALGTSMRFDHRRILATAIARLRAKLKYRPVVFELLTAEFTLTELQYTVEAISGRHLHKQNFRRLVETEALVEPTGVMSTQTGGRPAALYRFRRDVLQERPAPGLRVRSRR, via the coding sequence ATGAGCGACACGCAGCTGACGCCGATCGAGATCGGCCTGACCGCGGCGATCGTCGCGATCGAGGATCATGAGCCGCTGATCCTCACCGCGCACAGCAGTGATGGGCTGGCGGGCCTGCCGTTCGGTCCGTTCGATGCGCCCAGCCATCGCACGTTCGAGATCGGCCTGCGCGCCTGGGTCGAGGCGCAGGCGGGCCTGCGGCTCGGCTATGTCGAGCAGCTCTACACGTTCGGCGATCGCGGCCGTCACGCCGAGGCCGGCGACACCGGTGCGCACATGGTGTCGATCGGCTATCTCGCGCTGACGCGCGCGGTGGGCGGCGAGCTCGCAGCGACCGGCGCGAGCTTCGAACCGTGGTATCGCTTCCTCCCCTGGGAAGACTGGCGCGAGGAGCCGCCTGCGATCATCGCCCGCGACATCATTCCGGCGCTGACGCTATGGGCCGAGGAAGAGACGCCGGAGACCACACGCGCGCTGCCGCGCCGGGATCGCGTGCGATTCTATTTCGGTCTCGACGGCGCCCCCTGGGACGAGGAGCGCGTTCTTGACCGCTACGAGCTTTTGTACGAGGCCGGGCTGATCGAGGAGGCGCGGCGCGACGGCCGTCCTGCGGCATTGGCGCGGAAGCAGCTTCCCGCGCTCGGCACCTCCATGCGGTTCGATCACCGCCGGATTCTCGCGACAGCGATCGCGCGGCTGCGTGCAAAACTGAAGTATCGTCCTGTGGTGTTTGAACTTTTGACCGCCGAGTTCACACTCACTGAACTGCAGTACACGGTGGAGGCGATCTCCGGCCGGCACCTGCACAAGCAAAATTTCCGCCGTTTGGTCGAAACCGAAGCCTTGGTCGAACCGACCGGCGTGATGTCGACACAGACCGGCGGACGGCCGGCGGCGCTCTACCGCTTCCGCCGCGACGTGCTCCAAGAACGACCCGCGCCGGGCTTGCGCGTACGCTCCCGGCGCTAG
- a CDS encoding tyrosine phosphatase family protein: MIHVCSLAALPETVRLTRASHVLTVMANVEQVARPVSVLPANHLKVSMDDITEEMDGFTAPSEAHIDQVLNFVRGWDRSAPLVVHCYAGISRSTASAFAAVCALNPDRDEIEIAKKIRAASPIASPNRRIVGLADRALGRNGRMLRALDEMGPGAMMVEGRPFVIELE, encoded by the coding sequence ATGATCCACGTCTGTTCCCTCGCCGCCCTTCCCGAAACCGTCCGCCTCACCAGGGCCAGCCATGTGCTGACCGTCATGGCCAATGTCGAGCAGGTGGCACGTCCGGTGTCGGTGCTGCCGGCCAACCATCTCAAGGTGTCGATGGACGACATCACCGAGGAGATGGACGGCTTCACCGCACCATCCGAAGCTCATATCGACCAGGTACTGAATTTCGTGCGCGGCTGGGACCGCAGCGCGCCGCTGGTGGTGCATTGCTATGCCGGCATCAGCCGCTCCACTGCGAGCGCGTTCGCGGCCGTCTGCGCCCTCAATCCGGATCGCGACGAGATCGAGATCGCCAAGAAGATCCGCGCGGCCTCCCCGATCGCCTCGCCGAACCGCCGCATCGTCGGCCTTGCCGACCGCGCGCTCGGACGCAACGGCCGCATGCTGCGCGCGCTCGACGAGATGGGCCCGGGCGCAATGATGGTCGAGGGCCGCCCCTTCGTGATCGAGCTCGAATGA
- a CDS encoding YfbR-like 5'-deoxynucleotidase: MTAKKTARDVASRAWQRMLSGRRLDLLDPSPLDVEIADIAHGLARVARWNGQTTGAHIFSVAQHTLLVETVMRHEMPRVDERMRLAALLHDAPEYVIGDMISPFKAVLDGHYKAVEKRLLGAIHIRFGLPPALPEEITQAIKAADRGAAYLEATELAGFSESEAKRLFGRDPGLSDSIRRDYLTPWTAARAEKQFLERFNAVFA, from the coding sequence ATGACCGCGAAGAAAACGGCACGCGACGTGGCATCCCGCGCCTGGCAACGCATGTTGTCGGGCCGGCGGCTCGATCTGCTCGATCCCTCTCCGCTCGATGTCGAGATCGCCGACATCGCGCATGGGCTGGCGCGCGTGGCGCGCTGGAACGGGCAGACCACCGGCGCGCACATCTTCTCGGTCGCGCAGCATACGCTTCTGGTGGAGACCGTGATGCGGCACGAGATGCCGCGCGTCGACGAGCGCATGCGGCTCGCCGCCCTGCTGCACGATGCGCCCGAATACGTGATCGGCGACATGATCTCGCCGTTCAAGGCCGTGCTCGACGGCCACTACAAGGCGGTCGAGAAGCGCCTGCTCGGCGCCATCCACATCCGCTTCGGCCTGCCGCCGGCGCTGCCCGAGGAGATCACGCAAGCCATCAAGGCCGCCGATCGCGGTGCGGCCTATCTGGAGGCAACCGAGCTTGCCGGCTTCAGCGAAAGCGAGGCGAAGCGCCTGTTCGGCAGGGACCCCGGCCTCTCCGACAGCATCCGCCGCGACTACCTCACGCCCTGGACCGCGGCGCGGGCCGAGAAGCAGTTTCTGGAGCGGTTCAACGCGGTGTTCGCGTAG
- a CDS encoding DNA-3-methyladenine glycosylase I: MSRAPRLHPDGKTRCPWPGEDQLYVAYHDTEWGVPEYDDRALYEKLILDGFQAGLSWITILRKRDNFRKAFDDFQPEKIARYNDKKVHALMNDAGIVRNRAKIDGAILSAKSYLDIMEKGPGFSKLLWDFMDGRPKVNNFKTTASVPASTPLSTQISKELSSRGFKFVGPTIVYAFMEATGMVNDHLVDCHCHASCGKTQRKPRLKAK, from the coding sequence ATGAGCCGAGCCCCCCGCCTGCATCCCGACGGAAAGACCCGCTGCCCCTGGCCCGGCGAAGACCAGCTCTATGTCGCCTATCACGACACCGAATGGGGCGTGCCGGAATATGACGACCGTGCGCTCTACGAAAAGCTGATCCTCGACGGCTTCCAGGCCGGCCTCTCCTGGATCACGATCCTGCGCAAGCGCGACAATTTCCGCAAAGCCTTCGATGATTTTCAACCGGAGAAGATCGCGCGCTACAACGACAAGAAGGTGCACGCGCTGATGAACGATGCCGGCATCGTGCGCAATCGCGCCAAGATCGACGGCGCGATCCTGAGCGCGAAATCGTATCTCGACATCATGGAGAAGGGCCCGGGCTTCTCGAAGCTGTTGTGGGACTTCATGGACGGCCGGCCCAAGGTCAACAATTTCAAGACCACTGCGAGCGTGCCGGCCTCGACGCCGCTGTCGACGCAGATCTCCAAGGAACTGTCCTCGCGCGGTTTCAAATTCGTCGGTCCGACCATCGTCTACGCCTTCATGGAGGCGACCGGCATGGTCAACGACCATCTCGTCGACTGCCATTGTCACGCGAGCTGCGGCAAGACGCAGCGCAAGCCGCGCCTCAAGGCCAAATGA
- the ygfZ gene encoding CAF17-like 4Fe-4S cluster assembly/insertion protein YgfZ → MKSAFLPDRSVVKVAGEDARNFLNGLITTDLDRLKPGLGRFGALLTPQGKIIVDFLITEVPAGHGGGFLIDCPKALAEGLATKLKFYKLRAKVTVENLDLGVLAAWDGQLAAQPDLAFADPRNDALGTRILIPEDLKQKLSDLIGAELVDASAYEAHRIALGVPRGGLDFMYSDAFPHETNMDRLAGVDFDKGCYVGQEVVSRMQHRGTARTRSVKVLLDDLSPEAGVSVMAGDKPVGTMGSSAQGKGIALVRIDRVADALDAGQPLTAGGLAVRLAEPDVVRIPLKQPIA, encoded by the coding sequence ATGAAATCAGCGTTTCTTCCCGACCGGAGCGTGGTCAAGGTCGCGGGCGAGGACGCGCGCAACTTCCTCAACGGCCTGATCACGACCGATCTCGACAGGCTGAAGCCGGGCCTGGGGCGATTCGGTGCGCTGCTGACGCCGCAGGGCAAGATCATCGTGGATTTCCTGATCACAGAGGTGCCCGCAGGCCATGGCGGCGGGTTCCTGATCGACTGTCCGAAGGCGCTGGCCGAGGGCCTCGCCACCAAGCTGAAATTCTACAAGCTGCGCGCCAAGGTCACGGTGGAAAACCTCGATCTCGGTGTGCTCGCGGCCTGGGACGGCCAGCTTGCGGCGCAGCCGGACCTTGCATTCGCCGATCCGCGCAATGATGCGCTCGGCACTCGCATCCTGATCCCCGAAGATCTCAAGCAGAAGCTGTCCGATCTCATCGGCGCCGAGCTGGTCGATGCCTCCGCCTATGAGGCGCATCGTATTGCGCTTGGCGTGCCGCGCGGCGGGCTCGATTTCATGTACAGCGATGCGTTCCCGCACGAGACCAACATGGACCGCCTCGCCGGCGTCGATTTCGACAAGGGCTGCTATGTCGGCCAGGAGGTCGTCTCGCGTATGCAGCATCGCGGCACCGCGCGCACCCGCAGCGTCAAGGTGCTGCTCGATGACCTCTCGCCGGAGGCCGGCGTCAGTGTTATGGCCGGCGACAAGCCGGTCGGCACGATGGGCTCGTCCGCCCAGGGCAAGGGCATCGCGCTGGTGCGCATCGACCGCGTTGCGGACGCGCTCGATGCCGGCCAGCCGCTCACCGCCGGCGGCCTCGCCGTGCGGCTCGCCGAACCCGACGTCGTCCGCATTCCCCTGAAGCAGCCCATCGCATGA
- a CDS encoding dihydroorotase has translation MTQRFDVILKGGTVVNQDGEGVRDIGITNGRIAELGPLSQASAAEVIDCKGLHILPGVMDTQVHFREPGLEQKEDLETGSRSAVMGGVTAVFEMPNTSPLTVTEATFTDKVKRAHHRMHCDFAFFIGGTRENVQDLPVLERAPGCAGVKVFIGSSTGALLVEDDESLRRIFQVIRRRAAFHAEDEYRLNDRKSLRIEGDPRSHPVWRDETAALMATQRLVKLAHETGKRIHVLHISTKEEIEFLRDHKDVASCEATPHHLTLVAPECYERLGTLAQMNPPVRGADHRAGIWRGIEQGIIDVLGSDHAPHTLEEKSKTYPASPSGMTGVQTLVPLMLDHVNAGRLSLARFVDLTSAGPARLYNMACKGRIAAGYDADFTVVDLKRSETITNKWVASKAGWTPYDGVRVTGWPVGTFIRGRRVMWQGELVTASQGEPVRFLETLKQ, from the coding sequence ATGACCCAGCGCTTCGATGTGATCCTCAAAGGCGGCACCGTCGTCAACCAGGACGGCGAGGGTGTTCGCGATATCGGCATCACCAACGGCCGCATCGCGGAGCTGGGCCCGCTGTCGCAGGCCTCCGCCGCTGAGGTGATCGACTGCAAGGGCCTCCACATCCTGCCCGGCGTGATGGACACCCAGGTGCATTTCCGCGAGCCCGGGCTGGAGCAGAAGGAAGACCTCGAGACAGGGTCGCGCAGCGCCGTGATGGGCGGCGTCACCGCCGTGTTCGAGATGCCGAACACGTCGCCATTGACCGTGACGGAGGCCACCTTCACTGACAAGGTGAAGCGTGCCCATCATCGCATGCATTGCGATTTCGCCTTCTTCATCGGCGGCACCCGCGAGAACGTGCAGGATCTGCCGGTGCTGGAGCGCGCGCCCGGCTGTGCGGGCGTCAAGGTGTTCATCGGCTCGTCGACCGGCGCGCTGCTGGTGGAGGACGACGAGAGCCTGCGCCGCATCTTCCAGGTGATTCGCCGCCGCGCCGCCTTCCACGCCGAAGACGAATACCGCCTCAACGACCGCAAGTCGCTGCGCATCGAGGGCGATCCGCGTTCGCATCCGGTCTGGCGCGACGAGACCGCGGCGCTGATGGCGACGCAGCGGCTGGTCAAGCTCGCGCACGAGACCGGCAAGCGCATCCATGTGCTGCACATCTCGACCAAGGAAGAGATCGAGTTCCTGCGTGACCACAAGGATGTCGCTTCCTGCGAGGCGACGCCGCATCATCTCACGCTGGTCGCACCCGAATGCTACGAGCGGCTCGGCACGCTGGCGCAGATGAACCCGCCGGTGCGCGGGGCCGATCACCGCGCCGGCATCTGGCGCGGCATCGAGCAAGGCATCATCGACGTGCTCGGCTCCGACCATGCCCCGCATACGCTGGAAGAGAAGTCGAAGACCTATCCGGCCTCGCCCTCCGGCATGACCGGGGTGCAAACGCTGGTGCCGCTCATGCTCGACCACGTCAACGCCGGCCGGCTGTCGCTGGCACGCTTCGTCGACCTCACCAGCGCGGGCCCCGCGCGTCTCTACAACATGGCCTGCAAGGGCCGCATTGCCGCAGGCTACGACGCCGACTTCACGGTCGTCGATCTCAAGCGCAGCGAGACCATCACCAACAAATGGGTCGCGTCCAAAGCCGGCTGGACCCCCTATGACGGCGTCCGCGTCACAGGCTGGCCCGTCGGCACCTTCATCCGCGGCCGCCGCGTGATGTGGCAGGGCGAACTGGTGACGGCCTCGCAGGGCGAGCCGGTGCGGTTTCTGGAGACGCTGAAGCAGTAA
- a CDS encoding sulfurtransferase, whose protein sequence is MSQPTPLITTVQLAAILGDPNLRLYDCTTYNEPVPPGSDVPYRAVPGDKTFAAGHIPGADFLDLQGEFSDTSAQQLFMMAGVPQLEAAFGRHGADASKTIVLYSIGTMMWSTRFWWMLRSLGVDAQVLDGGFDKWKDEGRPVETGAPKGYPATTFKAAPRAGFFVDKTTVKARIGDPSTVIVNALGPQFHQGLEPSRYGRPGRVPGSVNVPAATLAKADKTLTTLADAEAKFAAQGVTRDKNVICYCGGGISATIDLLMLTQLGYDKLTLYDASMGEWARDPALPIETD, encoded by the coding sequence ATGTCCCAACCGACGCCCCTCATCACCACTGTGCAACTCGCCGCGATTCTCGGCGATCCCAACCTCCGCCTCTACGACTGCACGACCTATAACGAGCCGGTGCCGCCCGGTAGCGATGTGCCCTATCGCGCGGTGCCCGGCGACAAGACGTTCGCGGCCGGCCACATCCCCGGCGCCGATTTCCTCGACCTGCAAGGCGAGTTCTCCGACACCTCCGCGCAACAGCTCTTCATGATGGCTGGCGTGCCCCAGCTAGAGGCCGCCTTCGGTCGCCACGGCGCTGACGCATCCAAGACCATCGTGCTCTACAGCATCGGCACCATGATGTGGTCGACGCGATTCTGGTGGATGCTGCGCTCGCTCGGTGTCGATGCACAGGTGCTCGACGGCGGTTTTGACAAATGGAAGGACGAGGGGCGCCCGGTCGAGACGGGCGCGCCGAAGGGCTATCCCGCCACCACCTTCAAGGCCGCGCCGCGCGCGGGCTTCTTCGTCGACAAGACCACCGTGAAGGCGCGGATCGGCGATCCCTCGACCGTGATCGTCAACGCGCTCGGGCCGCAATTTCATCAAGGCCTCGAGCCGAGCCGCTACGGCCGGCCCGGCCGCGTACCCGGCAGCGTCAACGTGCCCGCGGCCACGCTCGCCAAGGCCGACAAGACACTGACGACGCTTGCCGATGCCGAAGCGAAATTCGCGGCCCAGGGCGTTACGCGCGACAAGAATGTGATCTGCTATTGCGGCGGCGGCATCTCGGCGACGATCGACCTCTTGATGCTGACGCAGCTCGGCTACGACAAGCTGACGCTGTACGATGCCTCCATGGGCGAATGGGCGAGGGATCCGGCACTGCCGATCGAGACGGACTAG
- a CDS encoding RNA polymerase sigma factor, producing the protein MQRTAAGLSAGARASEAELVDRARGRDEAALREIMQANNRRLYRLARGILRSDSEAEDVVQETYVRAFTRLDDFRGESGLSTWLSRIAINEALGRARSRKPHVELGALPEEALDAQIIKFPVSPAGDPERTMAQREIQRVVERAIDELPDVFRMVFVARVMEGMNIEETADLLGVKPETVKTRLHRARTMLRENVEKEIGPVMMDAFPFAGWRCERLTVSVLKRLGSGG; encoded by the coding sequence ATGCAGCGGACCGCAGCCGGCCTGTCCGCCGGCGCCAGAGCATCGGAAGCCGAACTGGTCGACCGCGCGCGGGGCCGTGACGAGGCCGCGCTGCGCGAGATCATGCAGGCCAACAACCGCAGGCTCTACCGTCTTGCGCGCGGTATCCTGCGCAGCGACAGCGAAGCCGAGGACGTGGTGCAGGAAACCTATGTCCGGGCCTTTACCCGTCTGGACGACTTCCGCGGCGAGTCCGGGCTGTCGACCTGGCTGTCGCGCATTGCCATCAACGAGGCGCTTGGCCGGGCGCGAAGCCGCAAGCCGCATGTCGAGCTCGGCGCTCTGCCGGAAGAGGCGCTCGACGCGCAGATCATAAAATTTCCCGTTTCTCCCGCAGGCGATCCGGAAAGGACCATGGCCCAACGTGAAATCCAGCGCGTCGTCGAACGCGCAATCGACGAACTGCCGGATGTCTTCCGCATGGTCTTCGTCGCGCGCGTCATGGAGGGGATGAACATCGAGGAGACCGCCGATCTGCTCGGCGTCAAGCCCGAGACCGTGAAGACGCGGCTGCACCGTGCGCGCACCATGCTGCGCGAGAACGTCGAGAAGGAGATCGGTCCGGTGATGATGGATGCGTTCCCGTTCGCCGGGTGGCGCTGCGAGCGGCTGACCGTATCCGTGCTGAAGCGGCTCGGCAGCGGCGGCTGA
- a CDS encoding DUF4142 domain-containing protein has translation MFTRWSAAIAAAILLSSPALLQGASAADKPTDPQIAHIAYTAGVIDINAAKQAQKKAKNKGVKAFAEDMLRDHEAVNKQALALVKKLNVTPEDNDTSKALSKQASDKLAELDKLSGAAFDKAYVANEVAYHKAVNGALETQLIPSAGNAELKSLLQTGLKIFQGHQQHAEHVAAELK, from the coding sequence ATGTTCACCCGATGGAGCGCGGCGATCGCCGCGGCAATTCTGTTGTCGAGCCCGGCGCTGCTGCAAGGCGCGAGCGCAGCCGACAAGCCCACCGATCCGCAGATCGCTCACATCGCCTACACCGCGGGCGTGATCGACATCAACGCGGCCAAGCAGGCGCAGAAAAAGGCCAAGAACAAGGGCGTCAAGGCGTTTGCCGAGGACATGCTGCGCGACCACGAGGCGGTCAACAAGCAGGCGCTGGCGCTGGTCAAGAAGCTGAACGTTACGCCTGAAGACAACGATACCAGCAAGGCGCTGTCGAAGCAGGCGAGCGACAAGCTGGCTGAGCTCGACAAGCTGAGCGGCGCGGCCTTCGACAAGGCCTATGTCGCGAACGAGGTCGCCTACCACAAGGCGGTCAACGGCGCGCTGGAAACCCAGCTCATCCCGTCCGCCGGCAATGCCGAGCTCAAGAGCCTGTTGCAGACCGGCCTGAAGATTTTTCAGGGCCATCAGCAGCACGCCGAGCATGTCGCGGCCGAGCTGAAATAG
- a CDS encoding cupredoxin domain-containing protein — protein sequence MKLGHLASIALAVVLLSIVVPARAATIQIIMDNLVVSPAETSAKVGDTIEWINKDVFAHTATAKNGDFDVMLPPKKSATFVLKKAGTVDYYCRYHPNMKATLKVAP from the coding sequence ATGAAGCTGGGACACCTCGCTTCGATCGCGCTTGCGGTCGTCTTGCTGTCGATCGTCGTCCCGGCGCGCGCCGCGACCATTCAGATCATAATGGACAATCTCGTGGTCTCACCGGCCGAAACGTCCGCGAAGGTCGGTGATACCATCGAATGGATCAACAAGGACGTGTTCGCGCACACCGCCACGGCGAAGAACGGCGATTTCGACGTGATGCTGCCACCGAAGAAGTCTGCAACGTTTGTTCTGAAGAAGGCGGGAACAGTCGATTATTACTGCCGCTATCATCCCAACATGAAAGCGACGCTCAAGGTCGCGCCGTGA
- a CDS encoding TIGR02301 family protein gives MSTRFLAIFALILACASVPTRAQDVAAPFDADLQRLAEILGGLHYLRGICGSNEGNKWRSEMQALIDAETPSGERRTRMIAGFNRGYNGFQQTYRSCTPAATVAIRRYIEEGSKISRDLTARYAN, from the coding sequence ATGTCCACGCGATTTCTGGCCATTTTTGCCCTGATTCTCGCCTGCGCCTCCGTGCCCACGAGGGCCCAGGACGTGGCGGCGCCGTTTGACGCCGATTTGCAGCGGCTGGCGGAGATTTTGGGCGGCCTGCACTATCTGCGCGGCATCTGCGGGTCCAACGAGGGCAACAAATGGCGCAGCGAGATGCAGGCGCTGATCGATGCCGAAACCCCCTCGGGCGAGCGCCGCACCCGCATGATCGCCGGCTTCAACCGCGGCTATAACGGCTTCCAGCAGACCTATCGGAGCTGCACGCCGGCCGCGACGGTGGCGATCCGGCGCTATATCGAGGAAGGCTCGAAGATCTCGCGGGATCTCACGGCGCGTTACGCGAACTGA
- a CDS encoding NUDIX hydrolase — protein MSAVIQPTHPQIAVSAAIFRDGKVLLTRRARSPAKGFYSLPGGRVEFGESLHQALTREVDEETGLAIEIIGLAGWREVLPTAAGTGHYLIMSFAARWVAKEPALNEELDDYRWIAPDALASLGDLKLTGGLEEVILSAARLIGP, from the coding sequence ATGTCTGCGGTCATCCAGCCCACCCACCCCCAGATCGCGGTCAGCGCCGCCATCTTCCGCGACGGCAAGGTACTTCTGACCCGCCGCGCCCGCTCGCCCGCCAAGGGGTTCTATTCGCTGCCCGGCGGCCGGGTCGAGTTCGGCGAATCGCTGCACCAGGCGCTGACGCGCGAGGTCGACGAGGAGACCGGGCTCGCCATCGAGATCATTGGCCTCGCCGGCTGGCGCGAGGTGTTGCCGACCGCAGCCGGCACCGGCCACTACCTGATCATGTCCTTTGCCGCCCGCTGGGTGGCCAAGGAGCCGGCTCTCAACGAGGAGCTCGACGATTACCGCTGGATCGCCCCGGACGCCCTGGCGAGCCTCGGCGACCTCAAGCTGACCGGGGGGCTGGAGGAGGTCATCCTGTCCGCCGCCCGGCTGATCGGGCCCTGA
- a CDS encoding SOS response-associated peptidase: MCGRFVITSAPAALRQLFGYVEQPNFPPRYNVAPTQPIPVVLLENGARHFRLMRWGLLPSWVKDPKGFTLLINARSETVLEKPAFKNAIRRRRGLIPADGYYEWKTEGGRKQPFFIHRADGEPLGFAAVFETWVGPNGEELDTVAIVTAAAGEDLAALHDRVPVTISPRDFERWLDSRGDDVDAVLPLMSAPRIGEFAWHPVSTRVNRVANDDDQLVLPISAEEMEAEAEAAKPKKVARKAAAGSADDGQGSLF, translated from the coding sequence ATGTGTGGACGCTTCGTCATAACTTCGGCCCCCGCGGCTTTGCGGCAACTGTTCGGCTATGTCGAGCAGCCGAATTTCCCGCCACGGTACAACGTCGCGCCGACACAACCGATTCCGGTCGTGCTGCTCGAGAACGGCGCGCGCCATTTCCGCTTGATGCGCTGGGGATTGTTGCCGAGCTGGGTCAAGGATCCCAAGGGATTTACGCTCCTGATCAACGCGCGCTCCGAGACGGTGCTGGAAAAGCCCGCCTTCAAGAACGCGATTCGGAGGCGCCGCGGCCTGATCCCGGCCGACGGCTATTATGAATGGAAGACGGAGGGCGGCCGCAAGCAGCCCTTCTTCATCCACCGCGCCGATGGCGAGCCGCTCGGCTTTGCTGCGGTATTCGAGACCTGGGTCGGGCCGAACGGTGAGGAGCTCGACACCGTCGCGATCGTCACGGCGGCGGCGGGCGAGGATCTCGCCGCGCTGCATGACCGCGTGCCCGTCACCATCAGCCCGCGCGATTTCGAGCGCTGGCTCGACAGCCGCGGCGACGATGTCGATGCGGTGTTGCCGCTGATGTCCGCCCCGCGCATCGGCGAATTCGCCTGGCACCCGGTCTCCACCCGCGTCAACCGCGTCGCCAATGACGACGATCAGCTCGTGTTGCCGATCAGTGCGGAGGAGATGGAGGCGGAAGCTGAGGCGGCGAAACCGAAGAAGGTCGCGCGGAAGGCGGCCGCCGGCTCGGCGGATGACGGGCAGGGGTCGTTATTTTAG
- a CDS encoding CaiB/BaiF CoA transferase family protein — translation MTRPFEGVKILDFTQVLAGPYASYQLALLGADVIKVERREGEDMRRTPLSREWAERGLAPAFQAINGNKRSLTLDLQKPDAIAIVKKLVAQVDVVMENFRPGVMDKLGIGYEALSAINPRLIYCAVSGFGQTGPDRLRPGYDGKMQALSGIMAITGHPETGPTRAGFAVCDVLSGATAAFGVSSALYQRDRTGKGQLIDVSMLEATMAFLSGQIADWSVAGHRQQLSGNQAVSRRTTANLFKCGDGHILLAVNNEKQYRALMSALGREDTLSDTRFADWFARNENESALRAIIEEALAARPAREWETILEDAGAPCASIWKVEEVIDHPQIKARGAIQELDTPYGRLRFAGSGFKLAYGGGRLDRMAPELGADTDAVLGELGFDAAEIAALRAKEIV, via the coding sequence GTGACGCGACCGTTCGAGGGCGTGAAGATCCTGGACTTCACGCAGGTGCTGGCCGGCCCCTATGCGAGCTACCAGCTCGCGCTGCTGGGGGCAGATGTCATCAAGGTCGAGCGGCGCGAGGGCGAGGACATGCGCCGCACGCCGCTCAGCCGCGAATGGGCCGAGCGCGGACTGGCGCCAGCGTTCCAGGCCATCAACGGCAACAAGCGCAGCCTGACGCTCGATCTGCAAAAGCCCGACGCGATCGCGATCGTGAAGAAGCTCGTGGCGCAAGTCGACGTCGTCATGGAGAATTTTCGCCCGGGCGTGATGGACAAGCTCGGGATCGGCTATGAGGCGCTGTCTGCGATCAATCCAAGGCTGATCTATTGCGCCGTGTCCGGCTTCGGCCAGACCGGCCCGGACCGCCTGCGGCCCGGCTATGACGGCAAGATGCAGGCACTGTCGGGCATCATGGCGATCACGGGCCATCCCGAGACGGGGCCGACGCGCGCGGGCTTTGCGGTGTGCGACGTGCTCTCGGGCGCCACGGCTGCCTTTGGCGTGTCGAGCGCGCTGTATCAGCGCGACCGCACCGGCAAGGGACAGCTGATTGACGTCTCGATGCTGGAGGCGACGATGGCGTTTCTCTCGGGGCAGATCGCGGACTGGTCGGTCGCCGGCCATCGCCAGCAGCTGTCGGGCAACCAGGCGGTGAGCCGCCGAACCACGGCAAACCTGTTCAAATGCGGCGACGGCCACATCCTGCTCGCCGTCAACAACGAGAAGCAGTATCGCGCGCTGATGTCCGCGCTCGGCCGCGAGGACACGCTGTCAGACACGCGCTTCGCCGACTGGTTCGCGCGCAACGAGAACGAGAGCGCATTGCGCGCCATCATCGAGGAGGCGCTGGCGGCCAGGCCTGCGCGCGAGTGGGAGACAATCCTGGAAGATGCCGGCGCGCCCTGCGCCAGCATCTGGAAGGTCGAGGAGGTCATCGATCATCCGCAAATCAAGGCCCGCGGCGCGATCCAGGAGCTGGATACGCCCTACGGCCGCCTGCGCTTTGCCGGCAGCGGCTTCAAGCTCGCCTATGGCGGCGGCCGGTTGGACCGGATGGCGCCGGAATTGGGTGCGGATACGGATGCGGTGCTGGGCGAGCTGGGATTTGATGCAGCGGAGATCGCGGCGCTCAGGGCAAAGGAGATCGTGTAG